One Planctomycetota bacterium genomic window carries:
- a CDS encoding cardiolipin synthase codes for MGADGAAAGANGTVEALVHAWGVWRALWPHVLAVAIVAISVFTSVHAILTKRDTRSTIGWVGLIWFSPIVGAIAYALFGVNRIRSRALQLRLGRRAVSHRLAAAVATPARLDAAVGRDGEGLRSLVDVVDRITRQGLLDGNRIEPLDGGDEAYPSMLAAIDGATRSIGLSSYIFDNDATGREFAAALGRAVARGVAVRVLVDGIGAHYTRPPILDALAAAGVPAREFLPTSVPVFLAYANLRNHRKIMVVDGSLGFTGGLNIREGCRLSRAPAHPVRDMHFALAGPVVTQLLEVFVEDWAFAADERLDADPAWHPVTAPAGTVLARGIRFGPDDDDLGRIKLVIAGALAAARHSVRVMTPYFLPDDTICRSLDVAALRGVEVDIVIPGENNLSLVQWAGTALLWQVLGHGCRVWLSPPPFDHTKLMIVDGAWVMFGSGNWDERSMRLNFEFNVEAHDRELAGRLDAHVAATIARSRRVTLDEVDGRSLPIRLRDGIARLFAPYL; via the coding sequence ATGGGGGCTGACGGAGCTGCCGCGGGGGCCAACGGGACGGTCGAGGCGCTCGTGCACGCCTGGGGCGTGTGGCGGGCGCTGTGGCCGCACGTGCTGGCGGTGGCGATCGTCGCCATCTCGGTGTTCACCTCGGTCCACGCGATCCTCACCAAGCGCGACACGCGGAGCACGATCGGCTGGGTCGGCCTGATCTGGTTCTCGCCGATCGTCGGCGCGATCGCCTACGCGTTGTTCGGCGTCAACCGCATCCGCTCCCGTGCCCTCCAGCTCCGCCTCGGCCGCCGCGCCGTGTCGCACCGCCTCGCGGCTGCGGTCGCGACCCCGGCGCGGCTCGACGCCGCCGTCGGGCGCGACGGGGAAGGGCTGCGCTCGCTGGTCGACGTCGTCGACCGGATCACTCGCCAGGGCCTCCTCGACGGCAACCGGATCGAGCCGCTCGACGGTGGCGACGAGGCCTACCCGAGCATGCTGGCGGCGATCGACGGCGCCACGCGCAGCATCGGTCTTTCGTCCTACATCTTCGACAACGACGCCACGGGGCGCGAGTTCGCCGCCGCGCTCGGCCGCGCCGTGGCCCGCGGCGTCGCCGTGCGCGTCCTCGTCGACGGCATCGGCGCGCACTACACGCGCCCGCCGATCCTCGACGCCCTCGCCGCCGCGGGGGTACCGGCACGCGAGTTTCTCCCCACCAGCGTCCCGGTGTTCCTCGCCTACGCCAACCTCCGCAACCACCGCAAGATCATGGTCGTCGACGGATCGCTCGGCTTCACCGGCGGCCTCAACATCCGCGAGGGCTGCCGGCTGTCGCGTGCGCCGGCCCATCCGGTCCGCGACATGCACTTCGCCCTCGCCGGCCCGGTCGTCACGCAGCTGCTCGAGGTGTTCGTGGAGGATTGGGCGTTCGCCGCCGACGAGCGGCTCGACGCCGATCCGGCCTGGCATCCGGTGACGGCGCCAGCCGGCACCGTGCTCGCCCGCGGGATCCGCTTCGGCCCCGACGACGACGACCTCGGCCGGATCAAGCTCGTGATCGCCGGGGCACTGGCGGCGGCGCGGCATAGCGTGCGTGTGATGACGCCGTATTTCCTCCCCGACGACACGATCTGCCGGAGCCTCGACGTGGCGGCGCTGCGCGGCGTGGAGGTCGACATCGTGATCCCCGGTGAGAACAACCTCTCGCTCGTCCAGTGGGCCGGCACGGCGCTGCTCTGGCAGGTGCTCGGCCACGGCTGCCGTGTCTGGCTCTCACCCCCGCCGTTCGACCACACCAAGCTGATGATCGTCGACGGCGCCTGGGTGATGTTCGGCAGCGGCAACTGGGACGAGCGCAGCATGCGGCTGAACTTCGAGTTCAACGTCGAGGCCCACGACCGCGAGCTCGCCGGCCGCCTCGACGCCCACGTCGCCGCCACGATCGCCCGGAGCCGGCGCGTGACGCTCGACGAGGTCGACGGGCGGAGCCTGCCGATCCGCCTCCGCGACGGCATCGCCCGGCTGTTCGCGCCGTATCTGTGA
- a CDS encoding NADH:flavin oxidoreductase, whose protein sequence is MAFPRIARFHAVAALREHCAALGAPIPFDDEPLSAAAGSPLAAPRAIGGRTVGNRWCIHPMEGWDATADGRPTAILLRRWGHFGVSGAKLVWGGEAVAVVHEGRANPNQLVAPACGADGLRLLLDTLRASHRAAHGDDGDLVVALQLTHSGRFSRPGPGPRRPVIAGHHPLLDERHGVDPSLPVLDDDGVERLVDRYVAAARLAAEAGFDMVDVKACHGYLVHEFLGARRRPGRFGGDLAGRSRLLLELVGRIRAACPGLLVGVRLSLFDTVPWHRAGDHGAPCPTGSEPYDCGFGVDPADPTRPDLAEPIELVRLLARAGVVAVNCSAGNPYATPHLLRPAAFPPSDGYPPPEDPLVGVWRQIEATARVKAAVPTMTLVGSGYTYLQEYLPHAAQAVVRRGWADLVGLGRMVLSCPEFPADVLAGRAPARGRVCRTFSDCTSAPRNGLRSGCFPLDPFYKALEPDRAALAAIKAGHGG, encoded by the coding sequence ATGGCCTTTCCCCGGATCGCACGGTTCCACGCGGTCGCCGCACTGCGCGAACACTGCGCCGCCCTCGGTGCCCCGATCCCGTTCGACGATGAGCCGCTGTCGGCCGCGGCTGGTTCGCCGTTGGCCGCGCCCCGAGCGATCGGCGGGCGCACGGTCGGCAACCGGTGGTGCATCCATCCGATGGAGGGCTGGGACGCCACCGCCGACGGCCGGCCGACCGCGATCCTCCTCCGCCGCTGGGGCCACTTCGGCGTTAGCGGCGCCAAGCTCGTGTGGGGGGGCGAGGCCGTGGCGGTCGTCCACGAGGGGCGCGCCAATCCCAACCAGCTCGTCGCCCCCGCCTGCGGCGCCGACGGCCTGCGGCTCCTCCTCGACACGCTCCGCGCGAGCCACCGCGCCGCCCACGGCGACGACGGCGATCTCGTCGTCGCCCTCCAGCTGACCCATTCGGGGCGCTTCTCGCGCCCCGGCCCCGGCCCGCGGCGGCCAGTGATCGCCGGCCACCATCCGCTCCTCGACGAGCGCCACGGCGTCGATCCGTCGCTTCCCGTGCTCGACGACGACGGGGTCGAGCGGCTCGTCGACCGCTACGTCGCCGCGGCGCGGCTCGCCGCGGAGGCCGGCTTCGACATGGTCGACGTCAAGGCCTGCCATGGCTACCTCGTCCACGAGTTCCTCGGCGCCCGGCGCCGCCCGGGCCGGTTCGGCGGCGATCTCGCCGGGCGGTCGCGGCTGCTGCTCGAGCTTGTCGGCCGGATCCGCGCCGCCTGCCCCGGCCTGCTCGTCGGCGTCCGCCTGTCGCTGTTCGACACCGTCCCCTGGCACCGCGCCGGCGACCACGGCGCGCCCTGCCCGACCGGTTCCGAGCCGTACGACTGCGGGTTCGGCGTCGACCCGGCCGACCCTACGCGGCCCGATCTCGCCGAGCCGATCGAACTGGTGCGCTTGCTCGCGCGGGCCGGCGTCGTCGCGGTCAACTGCTCGGCCGGCAATCCCTACGCCACGCCCCACCTCCTCCGACCGGCGGCGTTTCCCCCGTCCGACGGCTATCCGCCGCCGGAGGATCCGCTGGTCGGCGTCTGGCGGCAGATCGAGGCCACGGCGCGCGTGAAAGCCGCGGTGCCGACGATGACGCTCGTCGGCTCCGGCTACACCTACCTCCAGGAATACCTGCCGCACGCCGCTCAGGCGGTCGTGCGCCGCGGGTGGGCCGACCTCGTCGGCCTCGGGCGGATGGTGCTTTCCTGCCCTGAGTTTCCCGCCGACGTCCTCGCCGGCCGGGCACCGGCACGGGGGCGCGTCTGCCGCACGTTCAGCGATTGCACTTCGGCGCCGCGGAACGGCCTGCGGAGCGGCTGCTTTCCCCTCGATCCGTTCTACAAGGCGCTCGAGCCCGACCGCGCGGCGCTGGCGGCGATCAAGGCCGGCCATGGGGGCTGA
- a CDS encoding dihydrodipicolinate synthase family protein yields MVRPRRVISGISAILLPCTASGAIDWDGFASHVARTAAAGIVPAVNMDTGYVQLLDDATRRRVLEVARGVLGPARDGDLVAGCCVVDRPGDPFAEHLHLGEAEPVVAAGATPVLFPSFGLNAGDEADVIARLGRLAPRLPEFIGFELAAAFVPCGRILSLAGYGELMAIPNCLGAKHSSLSRRLEWERLALRDRTRAGFRVFTGNDLAIDMVRYGSDWLLGLSTAWPEAFARRDRWWAEGDSRFDELDDALQTLGDFAFRRPVPAYKHSMAQVLHLRGLVSSDEPFPGSPRRPASDREILATIIERIEAALEA; encoded by the coding sequence ATGGTGCGCCCGCGGCGCGTGATCAGCGGGATCTCCGCGATCCTCCTGCCGTGCACCGCGTCGGGGGCGATCGACTGGGACGGCTTCGCCTCCCATGTCGCGCGGACCGCTGCGGCGGGGATCGTGCCCGCGGTCAACATGGACACGGGCTACGTCCAGCTCCTCGACGACGCCACCCGGCGTCGCGTGCTCGAGGTGGCGCGGGGTGTGCTCGGCCCGGCGCGCGACGGCGATCTCGTCGCCGGATGCTGTGTCGTCGATCGCCCGGGCGACCCGTTCGCAGAGCACCTCCATCTCGGGGAGGCCGAGCCGGTCGTCGCCGCCGGTGCGACGCCGGTGCTATTTCCCTCGTTCGGCCTCAACGCCGGCGACGAAGCCGACGTGATCGCACGGCTGGGGCGGCTCGCCCCGCGGCTGCCCGAGTTCATCGGCTTCGAACTGGCGGCGGCGTTCGTCCCCTGCGGCCGGATCCTGTCGCTCGCGGGCTACGGCGAGCTGATGGCGATCCCGAACTGCCTCGGCGCCAAGCATTCGTCGCTGTCACGGCGGCTCGAATGGGAGCGCCTCGCCCTCCGCGACCGGACGCGCGCCGGGTTTCGGGTGTTCACCGGCAACGACCTGGCGATCGACATGGTCCGCTACGGCAGCGATTGGCTGCTCGGGTTGTCGACCGCCTGGCCAGAGGCGTTCGCGCGGCGCGACCGCTGGTGGGCCGAGGGTGATTCCCGGTTCGACGAGCTCGACGACGCGCTCCAAACGCTCGGCGACTTCGCCTTCCGCCGTCCCGTGCCCGCCTACAAGCACTCGATGGCGCAGGTCCTCCATCTGCGTGGGCTGGTCTCGTCCGACGAGCCGTTTCCCGGCAGCCCGCGCCGGCCGGCGAGCGACCGGGAGATCCTGGCGACGATCATCGAGCGGATCGAGGCCGCGCTCGAGGCGTGA
- a CDS encoding sugar phosphate isomerase/epimerase, whose product MNAHDDIRIGTLVPAHERSAEVIGQLLPHGFETFQIAFGRSVGDADLAGLAERVRRVVEAWPVGPHDVPRRVSCIGVYGNPLTSPETVTDWERLIDAAHLFGCDLVTGFAGRITGRPVPESYGPFARVFGALAKRAEDHGVRIAFENCDKRGTWDSGDWNIAHAPQAWEAMFAAVDSPVLGLEWEPCHQLVSLVDPLPQLRRWAHRIWHVHGKDATILWDVIRTHGIRGGVQYVHHRTPGFGDTNWTDLIGTLRMAGWRGSIDIEGFHDPVYRDALETTGQIAALGHLVRCRGGAFVPNVF is encoded by the coding sequence ATGAACGCCCACGACGACATCCGCATCGGCACGCTCGTGCCGGCCCACGAGCGCAGCGCCGAGGTGATCGGCCAACTCCTGCCGCACGGGTTCGAGACGTTTCAGATCGCGTTCGGCCGGTCGGTCGGCGACGCTGACCTGGCGGGGCTCGCCGAGCGCGTCCGCCGCGTCGTCGAGGCTTGGCCGGTCGGGCCCCACGACGTGCCGCGCCGCGTGAGCTGCATCGGCGTCTACGGCAATCCGCTCACCAGCCCCGAGACGGTCACCGACTGGGAGCGGCTCATCGACGCGGCCCATCTGTTCGGCTGCGACCTCGTCACCGGCTTCGCGGGGCGGATCACGGGCCGCCCGGTGCCGGAGAGCTACGGGCCGTTCGCACGCGTGTTCGGGGCGCTGGCCAAGCGCGCCGAGGACCACGGCGTGCGCATCGCCTTCGAGAACTGCGACAAGCGCGGCACGTGGGACAGCGGCGACTGGAATATCGCCCACGCCCCGCAGGCCTGGGAGGCAATGTTCGCCGCCGTCGACAGCCCGGTGCTCGGCCTCGAGTGGGAGCCGTGCCACCAGCTCGTGAGCCTCGTCGATCCGCTCCCCCAGCTGCGCCGCTGGGCCCATCGGATCTGGCACGTCCATGGCAAGGACGCCACGATCCTCTGGGACGTGATCCGGACCCACGGGATCCGCGGCGGCGTGCAGTACGTCCACCACCGCACGCCAGGGTTCGGTGACACCAACTGGACCGATCTGATCGGCACGCTGCGGATGGCCGGGTGGCGCGGGAGCATCGACATCGAGGGGTTCCACGACCCGGTCTACCGCGACGCCCTCGAGACGACCGGCCAGATCGCGGCGCTCGGCCACCTCGTCCGCTGCCGCGGCGGGGCCTTCGTGCCCAACGTGTTTTGA
- a CDS encoding DUF1559 domain-containing protein gives MQRPAQRGFTLVELLVVIAIIGTLVGLLLPAVQAAREAARRSACSNNLKQIGLALHNFESARKFFPPARVDAAPGYPVVEFNIPAPASGAIQHGPGLFILPYIEESNLYNRYDLKTTWSGSANAAVIATQISSFICPSTPDSPRLDTGNAPNSTAAPRWLAAPLDYSLANGVNGRLGLAPYNLIPPIPGYNSSDPATDRAQYTGAILPISTISSFTTGMSPPFFNSRAKSTIATITDGTSKTMAWVEDAGRPFLYRGRTKINGSRASGAGWADPDSEFWVDGFTTDGVTSLGPAAMNVNSSNEIYSFHPGGAMAVFCDGRVTFFADMTDITVIAALISAQLGENANVD, from the coding sequence ATGCAACGCCCCGCGCAACGCGGCTTCACCCTCGTCGAACTGCTGGTGGTAATCGCCATCATCGGCACGCTCGTCGGCTTGCTCCTTCCCGCCGTCCAGGCGGCCCGCGAGGCCGCCCGGCGCTCGGCCTGCTCCAACAACCTCAAGCAGATCGGCCTGGCCCTCCACAACTTCGAGAGCGCACGGAAGTTCTTCCCGCCGGCGCGAGTGGACGCGGCGCCGGGCTATCCGGTCGTCGAATTCAACATCCCAGCGCCTGCCAGCGGAGCGATCCAGCACGGTCCAGGGTTGTTTATCCTGCCCTATATCGAGGAGTCGAACCTCTACAACCGCTATGACCTCAAGACCACCTGGAGCGGCTCGGCCAACGCGGCCGTGATCGCCACCCAGATCTCGAGCTTCATTTGCCCGTCGACGCCCGATTCCCCTCGGCTCGACACCGGCAACGCCCCCAACAGCACCGCCGCCCCGCGATGGCTGGCGGCGCCGCTCGACTACTCGCTCGCCAACGGCGTGAACGGCAGACTCGGCCTCGCCCCGTACAACCTCATCCCACCGATCCCTGGCTACAACTCGTCCGACCCGGCGACCGACAGGGCCCAGTACACCGGAGCGATCCTTCCGATCAGCACGATCTCGTCGTTCACCACGGGGATGAGCCCGCCGTTCTTCAACAGCCGCGCCAAGAGCACGATCGCGACGATCACCGACGGCACGTCCAAGACGATGGCCTGGGTCGAAGACGCGGGGCGCCCGTTCCTGTACCGCGGACGGACGAAGATCAACGGCTCGCGTGCCAGCGGTGCCGGTTGGGCCGATCCCGACTCGGAGTTCTGGGTCGACGGCTTTACGACCGATGGTGTGACGTCGCTCGGTCCGGCAGCGATGAACGTCAACTCGAGCAACGAGATCTATTCGTTCCACCCCGGCGGGGCGATGGCGGTGTTTTGCGACGGCCGCGTGACGTTTTTCGCCGACATGACCGACATCACGGTCATCGCGGCGTTGATCTCGGCCCAGCTCGGCGAGAACGCGAACGTCGATTGA
- a CDS encoding carboxypeptidase regulatory-like domain-containing protein yields the protein MGDDILARIPLIVPQPQEQVVSRPIRSAVDSSPIPRDRLIAPKSLAGRTLWFSSGACFPMTDQFRSFLSAMPLWVTIVVVATVVSGCSKPNQQPTWPVTGSIEYDGKPLVGATVVFHAIDKTNFKWKELPQAFTDAEGRFSVRTYTSADGAPAGEYSVGVAMVHPTSDEGDDQPRRIKGATVIPLKYADPSTSGIRVTVERKKTDLPPIRLVP from the coding sequence GTGGGCGACGACATCCTCGCGAGGATACCTCTCATCGTGCCCCAACCCCAGGAACAGGTCGTCTCCAGACCGATTCGCTCGGCCGTCGATTCCTCACCGATTCCTCGCGATCGGCTCATCGCCCCCAAATCCCTTGCGGGTAGAACGTTGTGGTTTTCCAGCGGAGCGTGCTTTCCCATGACCGACCAGTTCCGATCTTTCCTGTCGGCGATGCCTTTGTGGGTCACGATCGTCGTTGTCGCCACGGTCGTTTCCGGCTGCTCGAAGCCGAATCAGCAGCCGACGTGGCCGGTGACCGGCTCGATCGAGTACGACGGAAAGCCGCTGGTGGGAGCGACGGTCGTGTTCCACGCCATCGACAAGACGAATTTCAAGTGGAAGGAACTGCCGCAGGCGTTCACCGACGCCGAGGGCCGGTTCTCCGTCCGCACCTACACCTCCGCCGACGGGGCGCCTGCCGGGGAGTACAGCGTCGGCGTCGCGATGGTCCACCCGACGTCGGACGAGGGGGATGACCAACCGCGCCGTATCAAGGGGGCGACGGTGATCCCGCTGAAGTATGCGGACCCTTCGACCAGCGGCATCCGCGTGACAGTGGAGCGAAAAAAGACCGATCTTCCGCCGATCCGTCTCGTGCCCTGA
- a CDS encoding endonuclease, with translation MRLFSWNIHKGIGGRDRRYSLDRIVAAIEAENPDIVCLQEVDRLVRRSGHDDQPRLLAATLHGHAVYQANVAVGTGGYGNLVLSRWPVASRHRLSLRQGTRKPRGAQLVVLDTPEGALHVVHTHLGLAERERQWQVQRLVGHALFRSAAELPTLLVGDFNDWRDRLAGGLAEHGFRQVTAPASRFRSFPAWLALGSLDKAFVRGAVEIRQARIVRTALTREASDHLPLVVDFHIR, from the coding sequence ATGCGGCTGTTCTCTTGGAACATCCACAAGGGTATCGGCGGCCGCGACCGGCGCTACTCCCTGGACCGGATCGTCGCCGCGATCGAGGCGGAGAACCCCGACATCGTCTGCCTCCAGGAGGTCGACCGGCTCGTCCGCCGCAGCGGCCACGACGACCAGCCGCGCCTCCTCGCCGCCACGCTCCACGGCCACGCCGTCTACCAGGCCAACGTCGCCGTCGGAACGGGGGGCTACGGCAATCTCGTCCTCTCGCGCTGGCCGGTCGCCAGCCGCCACCGGCTGTCGCTGCGCCAGGGAACGCGCAAGCCGCGCGGTGCCCAGCTCGTCGTACTCGACACGCCCGAAGGGGCCCTGCACGTCGTCCACACCCACCTCGGCCTCGCCGAGCGGGAGCGGCAGTGGCAGGTGCAGCGCCTCGTCGGCCACGCGCTGTTCCGCTCGGCGGCTGAGCTCCCCACGCTGCTCGTCGGCGATTTCAACGACTGGCGCGACCGGCTCGCCGGCGGTCTGGCGGAGCACGGCTTCCGGCAGGTGACGGCGCCGGCGAGCCGGTTCCGCAGCTTCCCGGCGTGGCTCGCGCTCGGCAGCCTCGACAAGGCATTCGTGCGCGGCGCGGTGGAGATCCGGCAGGCCCGGATCGTGCGCACGGCGCTGACGCGCGAGGCGAGCGACCACCTGCCGCTGGTGGTCGATTTCCACATTCGGTGA
- the hemL gene encoding glutamate-1-semialdehyde-2,1-aminomutase, with translation MADPTPSAIPRPRSHEAFARAKRLIPGGVNSPARAFGGVGGEPIFFSSARGQWLTDIDGHRYLDYIGSWGPMILGHRHPRVMAAIAGALGTGTSFGAPTEAESRLASLIVAAVPSIEKVRLVSSGTEAAMSVVRLARGATGREGIVKFAGNYHGHADALLVAAGSSAATLGVPDSPGVTAGTARDTVVLEYNDCQAVEELFAARGDTIAAVLLEPVVGNMGLVVPSREFLDALRRLTTKHGAVLVFDEVMTGFRLALGGAQEILGVTPDMTVLGKIVGGGLPLAAYGGRADLMDQVLPAGKVFQAGTLSGNPLAVAAGTATLEELRERPPYARLERQGALLEKGLRDAAATAGVTAWVARRGSMLTIFFQRGGEPEPVTGWRSASRSDTAAYGRYFWGMIDRGIYLPCSQYEALFFSAAHTDADIAATIAAATDVLAALGAAPAGAR, from the coding sequence ATGGCCGATCCGACACCGTCCGCGATTCCGCGCCCTCGCAGCCATGAAGCCTTCGCCCGCGCCAAACGGCTGATCCCCGGCGGCGTGAACTCCCCCGCCCGGGCGTTCGGCGGCGTCGGCGGCGAGCCGATCTTCTTCTCCAGCGCCCGCGGCCAGTGGCTCACCGACATCGACGGCCACCGCTACCTCGACTACATCGGCTCGTGGGGGCCAATGATCCTCGGCCATCGCCATCCGCGAGTGATGGCGGCAATCGCGGGGGCGCTCGGGACCGGCACGAGTTTTGGCGCGCCGACCGAGGCCGAGAGCCGGCTGGCGAGCCTGATCGTCGCCGCGGTGCCGAGCATCGAGAAGGTGCGCCTCGTCAGCAGCGGCACGGAGGCGGCGATGAGCGTCGTGCGGCTGGCGCGCGGCGCCACGGGGCGCGAGGGAATCGTCAAGTTCGCCGGCAACTACCACGGCCACGCCGACGCCCTGCTGGTCGCGGCAGGCTCGTCGGCAGCCACGCTCGGCGTGCCCGATTCGCCTGGCGTCACCGCCGGCACGGCGCGCGACACGGTGGTCCTCGAATACAACGACTGCCAGGCGGTCGAGGAGCTGTTCGCCGCGCGCGGCGACACGATCGCCGCGGTGCTCCTCGAGCCGGTCGTCGGCAACATGGGGCTCGTCGTCCCGTCGCGCGAGTTCCTCGACGCCCTGCGGCGACTGACGACGAAGCACGGGGCTGTGCTCGTGTTCGACGAGGTGATGACGGGGTTCCGGCTGGCGCTCGGCGGCGCCCAGGAGATCCTCGGCGTCACGCCCGACATGACGGTCCTCGGCAAGATCGTCGGCGGCGGCCTGCCGCTGGCGGCCTACGGCGGCCGGGCCGACCTCATGGATCAGGTGCTGCCGGCCGGGAAGGTGTTCCAGGCCGGGACGCTCTCCGGTAATCCGCTCGCCGTGGCGGCGGGGACGGCGACGCTCGAGGAGCTCCGCGAGCGTCCCCCCTACGCGCGACTGGAGCGGCAGGGTGCGCTGCTCGAAAAGGGGCTCCGCGACGCCGCGGCGACGGCCGGCGTGACCGCCTGGGTGGCACGGCGCGGCAGCATGCTGACGATCTTCTTCCAGCGCGGCGGCGAGCCCGAACCGGTCACCGGCTGGCGCTCCGCCAGCCGCAGCGACACCGCCGCCTACGGCCGTTACTTCTGGGGGATGATCGACCGCGGCATCTATCTCCCTTGCAGCCAGTACGAGGCGTTGTTTTTCTCCGCCGCCCACACCGACGCCGACATCGCCGCCACGATCGCCGCCGCCACCGACGTGCTGGCAGCGCTGGGGGCAGCGCCCGCGGGCGCGCGGTGA
- a CDS encoding serine/threonine protein kinase, translating into MEPTRLGPYAVTRRLGRGGMGAVYEATDTTTTKTVAVKVLAAHLAEDPSLRRRFHAEIDTLKNLRHPGIVQLLAFGEEEGTPYFAMELVRGASLEQLLRDGRRYSWRETVTAALAISRALKVAHDHGVVHRDLKPANLLVPESAGSLEAIKLADFGIAKLFASGTHTSHGSIIGTAEYMSPEQAAGRPVDHRTDLYALGLVMYAMLAGRPPFRGDQATVIIHRQRTEKPQRVGSVAPDVPPLLEELIDRLLAKDPAARPASALALGRLLSAIEVVVPEAETPPPTPDARGEGDTRTEQLVIGKPTLELPGDPADADSHTTVMQPPQGASAVPARQHEPVRPPATKRVGRDGTAGKPETRPTGNRPEAPALPAVEPTPVRRTRFTTVEDLERVAKRRQQRLDMLQAAWRWTAALALTAAAGYGFWLLFRPTTADQLYGRIRRVITDPEADPRDARRDIDTFVKRFPDDARFGEVDERRLTLLLDALEKRSKLPLDADPPRLKREYYAATARAGTDRNAAVDALDALLAGHADMLREADDLPSTRLSDDMQWLLLARRRLMEIKPEARRDAEEDLVAIRQKLADAARLAAQAQQAPPAPRAALETRRREILESVITTYGGRDHAAALVAEARRLLDGTAGGARSAPVGPARP; encoded by the coding sequence ATGGAACCGACGCGATTGGGTCCCTACGCGGTCACCCGGCGGCTCGGCCGCGGTGGCATGGGGGCGGTCTATGAGGCGACCGACACCACCACCACCAAGACGGTGGCGGTGAAGGTCCTCGCCGCCCACCTCGCCGAGGACCCGTCGCTGCGACGCCGGTTCCATGCCGAGATCGACACGCTCAAGAACCTGCGCCATCCCGGCATCGTGCAGCTCCTCGCCTTCGGAGAGGAGGAGGGCACCCCGTATTTCGCGATGGAATTGGTGCGCGGCGCGAGCCTCGAGCAGCTCCTCCGCGACGGGCGGCGCTACAGCTGGCGCGAGACGGTGACCGCCGCCCTGGCGATCTCCCGGGCGTTGAAGGTGGCGCACGACCATGGCGTCGTGCACCGCGACCTGAAGCCGGCCAATCTGCTCGTCCCCGAATCGGCAGGGAGCCTCGAGGCGATCAAGCTCGCCGATTTCGGGATCGCCAAGCTGTTTGCCAGCGGCACCCACACCTCGCACGGCTCGATCATCGGGACGGCCGAATACATGTCGCCGGAACAGGCGGCAGGCCGGCCGGTCGATCACCGCACCGACCTCTACGCCCTCGGTCTGGTGATGTACGCGATGCTCGCGGGGCGGCCGCCGTTCCGCGGCGACCAGGCGACGGTGATCATCCATCGGCAGCGGACGGAGAAGCCGCAGCGCGTCGGCAGTGTCGCGCCCGACGTGCCGCCGCTCCTCGAGGAGTTGATCGACCGGCTGCTCGCCAAGGACCCGGCCGCGCGGCCGGCCAGCGCCCTGGCCCTCGGGCGGCTGCTGTCGGCGATCGAGGTCGTCGTCCCCGAGGCGGAGACGCCGCCGCCGACCCCGGACGCCCGCGGCGAAGGGGACACGCGCACCGAGCAACTCGTGATCGGCAAGCCGACGCTCGAGCTTCCGGGCGATCCGGCCGACGCCGACAGCCACACCACCGTGATGCAGCCGCCGCAGGGCGCGTCGGCAGTCCCCGCTCGGCAGCACGAGCCGGTCCGCCCCCCGGCCACCAAGCGCGTCGGCCGCGACGGCACCGCCGGCAAGCCCGAGACGCGACCGACCGGCAACCGCCCCGAGGCACCCGCACTGCCCGCCGTGGAGCCCACCCCGGTGCGGCGCACGCGGTTCACGACGGTCGAGGATCTCGAGCGCGTCGCCAAACGCCGGCAGCAACGCCTCGACATGCTGCAGGCGGCCTGGCGCTGGACGGCGGCGCTCGCGCTCACCGCGGCCGCCGGCTACGGCTTCTGGCTCCTGTTCCGCCCCACCACGGCCGACCAGCTCTATGGCCGGATCCGCCGGGTGATCACCGACCCGGAGGCCGACCCGCGCGATGCCCGGCGCGACATCGACACGTTCGTCAAGCGTTTTCCCGACGATGCGCGGTTCGGCGAGGTGGACGAACGCCGCTTGACGCTCCTGCTCGACGCGCTGGAGAAGCGGTCGAAGCTCCCGCTCGACGCCGACCCGCCGCGGCTGAAGCGCGAATACTACGCGGCCACCGCCCGTGCCGGGACCGACCGCAACGCCGCCGTCGACGCGCTCGACGCGCTCCTCGCCGGCCATGCCGACATGCTCCGCGAGGCCGACGACCTCCCCTCGACGCGCCTCTCCGACGACATGCAGTGGCTCCTGCTCGCCCGACGGCGGCTGATGGAGATCAAGCCCGAAGCCCGGCGCGACGCCGAGGAGGATCTCGTCGCGATCCGCCAGAAGCTCGCCGATGCCGCCCGGCTCGCCGCCCAGGCGCAGCAGGCTCCGCCGGCACCGCGGGCCGCCCTCGAGACGCGGCGCCGCGAGATCCTCGAGAGCGTGATCACCACCTACGGCGGGCGCGACCATGCCGCGGCGCTCGTCGCCGAGGCCCGCCGGCTTCTCGACGGCACGGCGGGCGGCGCGCGGTCCGCCCCGGTCGGCCCGGCCCGCCCCTGA